The Chryseolinea soli genome contains a region encoding:
- a CDS encoding RagB/SusD family nutrient uptake outer membrane protein: MKKIFLYLLTAALIVGCSDVLEEHPKSLSAEVFYNTVDEATAAVNAIYGPMRTDGALSTNYPAQLEGLADYGNSRGSQTPVSLYQGLDNTNITRVGAIWDNFYQSIRNANIVIKNVPNGKEITAAQAAPIVGEAKYLRALIYFAMVRNWNGVPLRTEENMLEPNIPRASVDDVYALILKDALEAESTLPDVAAQPGKPTKWAAKTLLSEVYLTRGDWANARDKAAEVIASGKYGLVAVSTSEDFQKIYGPEVVTTSEEVFYFKYSRQQGFGLVNYAHRATAQYKYYGPGGVYAQYTDSVANSVIKNWSKNDLRKAHILYNVDIGLGPNTCLFRKYRDPIATSLGGAGNDFPWYRYADVLLFHAEAESRANGGPTAAALESLNKVHRRGYGYDANTVSPVDLVLSDYDATTFIDKVVEERGYETMYEGKRWLDLKRLGIAKQRIKDVKGIDVAEKHMSWPIPNSEMLYNKALTAADQNTGY; the protein is encoded by the coding sequence ATGAAGAAAATATTTCTATACCTGTTGACCGCTGCGCTCATTGTGGGTTGCAGCGATGTGCTGGAAGAGCATCCCAAGTCTCTGTCGGCTGAAGTTTTTTACAACACGGTAGACGAAGCTACCGCTGCCGTAAATGCCATTTATGGACCCATGCGTACAGACGGTGCGTTGAGCACCAACTACCCGGCCCAATTGGAAGGCTTGGCCGACTATGGCAATTCACGCGGAAGTCAAACGCCGGTGAGCTTGTACCAAGGTTTGGATAACACGAACATCACCCGGGTGGGCGCCATCTGGGATAACTTCTATCAATCGATCCGCAACGCCAACATCGTGATCAAAAATGTACCCAATGGTAAAGAGATCACAGCGGCACAGGCAGCGCCCATCGTTGGCGAAGCGAAATATCTTCGCGCGCTCATTTACTTTGCCATGGTGCGCAACTGGAATGGCGTGCCTCTGCGCACGGAAGAAAACATGCTCGAACCTAACATACCGCGCGCCAGTGTAGACGATGTGTATGCCTTGATCCTCAAAGACGCCTTGGAAGCAGAGAGCACACTGCCCGACGTGGCGGCACAACCCGGCAAGCCCACAAAATGGGCCGCGAAAACATTGCTGTCGGAAGTGTACTTAACCCGTGGTGATTGGGCCAATGCCCGCGATAAGGCCGCTGAAGTGATCGCTTCCGGTAAATACGGCTTAGTAGCCGTTTCTACATCGGAAGATTTTCAGAAGATCTATGGTCCCGAAGTGGTGACGACATCCGAAGAAGTCTTCTATTTCAAGTATTCTCGCCAGCAAGGATTTGGGTTGGTCAATTATGCGCACCGCGCCACGGCGCAGTATAAATACTATGGCCCCGGTGGCGTTTATGCGCAGTACACGGATTCAGTGGCCAACTCCGTGATCAAAAACTGGAGTAAGAACGACCTTCGGAAAGCGCATATTCTTTACAACGTCGACATCGGGTTGGGACCCAATACTTGTTTGTTCAGAAAGTACAGAGATCCCATCGCCACGAGCTTAGGAGGAGCCGGCAACGATTTCCCCTGGTATCGCTACGCCGACGTGCTGTTATTCCACGCTGAGGCCGAAAGCCGCGCCAATGGAGGCCCTACCGCGGCGGCATTGGAAAGTTTGAACAAAGTACATCGCAGAGGCTACGGCTATGATGCCAACACAGTATCCCCCGTTGACTTGGTGCTGAGTGATTACGACGCTACCACCTTTATCGATAAGGTGGTGGAAGAACGCGGCTACGAAACGATGTATGAAGGCAAACGCTGGCTCGACCTGAAGCGCCTCGGCATTGCCAAGCAACGCATCAAGGATGTGAAGGGAATCGACGTGGCAGAGAAACATATGTCTTGGCCTATCCCGAACTCCGAAATGTTGTACAACAAGGCGCTGACAGCCGCCGATCAGAACACAGGATATTGA
- a CDS encoding FAD-dependent oxidoreductase, whose product MAIKRLLYVMVGVWLTLTPALAQKKIQVDICVYGGTSAGVIAAYTAQKLGKKALLIEPGKHLGGMSSGGLGYTDIGNKYAITGLARDFYRRVGLHYGKFEQWTFEPHVAEDIFKDYVKQGSITVLYESQLKEVKKQGNRITAIVLENAGNPSLPNTIVEAKMFMDCGYEGDLMAKAGVDYVVGREDNRDFQETINGVQVQHGHQFPDHIDPYKIPGKPESGLLWGISKASLLPGGTGDKSVQAYNYRICLSTDPANQVKITRPAGYDSTQYELLLRLFQATPEKRTLNDYFIMSRMPHQKTDINNRGGFSTDMIGMNHGYPEGSYAERQRIIKDHERYTKGLLYFYGHDPRVPKELQNEMLKYGYPKDEYTDNGNWSPQLYVREARRMVGAYVMRQANCVGAEVVKDGVGMAAYGMDSHNCQRLIIDGQVKNEGNVEVGVFGPYPIAYGSIVPKAAQCGNLFVPVCLSATHIAYGSIRMEPVFMVLGQSSAVAAAMAIDARTDIQNIDIAKLQQQLKSNPLADGRIMDILVDNDDTQHVTHTGSWTTEAKGGYGPSFFQADVTATTAESTVRFTPEIPKNGNYTAFLYMPKVKNLSAQSKVTVFDGKNKKEVIIKASDVVVEGQTSGEWVSLGTYALSKGTTASVELSTRQADGTVVADAVIFVPSQTGASK is encoded by the coding sequence ATGGCGATCAAAAGACTATTGTATGTGATGGTGGGCGTATGGCTCACGCTCACGCCGGCCCTGGCGCAAAAAAAAATTCAGGTAGACATCTGTGTTTATGGCGGAACGTCTGCCGGTGTCATCGCCGCCTACACTGCGCAAAAGCTTGGCAAGAAAGCCCTGCTCATCGAACCGGGGAAACACCTGGGTGGGATGAGTTCGGGTGGACTGGGTTATACCGACATCGGGAACAAGTATGCTATCACTGGCCTGGCCCGCGACTTCTATCGCCGCGTGGGTCTTCACTATGGAAAATTTGAACAGTGGACCTTCGAACCGCATGTGGCAGAAGATATTTTCAAGGACTATGTAAAGCAGGGGTCGATCACCGTGCTCTATGAAAGCCAGTTGAAGGAAGTAAAGAAACAAGGCAATCGCATCACGGCGATTGTATTGGAGAACGCCGGCAATCCATCGTTACCCAACACCATCGTCGAAGCCAAGATGTTTATGGACTGCGGCTATGAAGGCGACCTCATGGCCAAGGCTGGGGTGGACTATGTGGTGGGTCGTGAGGACAACAGGGACTTCCAGGAGACCATCAACGGCGTTCAGGTGCAACACGGGCATCAGTTTCCCGATCACATCGATCCGTATAAGATTCCCGGCAAGCCCGAAAGCGGGTTGCTTTGGGGCATCAGCAAAGCATCGCTGCTCCCCGGCGGCACGGGCGACAAATCCGTCCAAGCCTACAACTATCGCATTTGTCTCTCGACGGATCCCGCCAACCAGGTAAAGATTACACGCCCCGCCGGATACGATTCGACCCAGTACGAGCTGTTGCTTCGTTTGTTCCAGGCCACGCCGGAAAAGCGCACCTTGAATGACTACTTTATCATGAGTCGCATGCCCCATCAAAAGACCGATATCAACAACCGCGGTGGATTTTCGACAGACATGATTGGCATGAACCACGGCTATCCCGAAGGAAGTTATGCCGAGCGCCAACGCATCATAAAAGATCACGAGCGCTACACGAAGGGCCTGTTGTATTTTTATGGACACGATCCGCGTGTACCCAAGGAGTTGCAAAATGAAATGTTAAAATACGGTTACCCCAAAGATGAGTACACCGACAACGGCAACTGGTCACCCCAACTCTACGTAAGGGAAGCCCGTCGCATGGTGGGCGCCTATGTGATGCGACAAGCAAACTGCGTGGGCGCGGAGGTAGTGAAGGACGGCGTGGGCATGGCGGCCTATGGGATGGACTCGCACAATTGCCAGCGCCTGATCATAGACGGCCAGGTGAAGAACGAGGGAAATGTTGAGGTAGGCGTTTTTGGTCCCTATCCCATTGCGTATGGATCGATCGTGCCAAAAGCCGCACAATGCGGAAACCTGTTTGTGCCCGTTTGCCTCTCGGCGACACACATTGCCTATGGCTCGATCCGCATGGAGCCCGTGTTCATGGTGTTGGGACAATCTTCTGCCGTCGCCGCCGCGATGGCCATCGATGCGCGCACCGACATCCAAAACATCGACATTGCTAAACTTCAACAACAATTGAAATCCAATCCCCTGGCCGACGGCCGGATCATGGACATCCTGGTGGACAACGACGACACACAGCATGTTACACACACTGGAAGCTGGACCACAGAAGCCAAAGGCGGCTACGGCCCCTCATTCTTCCAGGCCGACGTAACGGCTACGACCGCCGAGAGCACCGTGCGCTTCACTCCCGAGATTCCGAAAAACGGTAACTACACCGCCTTTCTCTATATGCCGAAAGTGAAAAACCTTTCCGCGCAGAGTAAGGTCACCGTGTTCGACGGCAAGAATAAAAAGGAAGTTATCATCAAAGCTTCGGATGTGGTGGTGGAAGGACAGACCTCGGGTGAGTGGGTATCGCTGGGTACGTATGCCTTGTCAAAAGGGACGACGGCATCCGTTGAACTTTCCACACGCCAGGCCGACGGAACGGTGGTGGCCGATGCCGTCATCTTTGTGCCATCCCAAACCGGCGCTTCCAAGTAG